The following are from one region of the Oryzias latipes chromosome 12, ASM223467v1 genome:
- the LOC101158465 gene encoding melanopsin-B isoform X1 — protein sequence MDVDQGFYRHVDVPDHVHYIIAFFVLVIGTVGVTGNALVMYAFSCNKKLRTPPNFFIMNLAVSDFLMAITQSPIFFINCLYKGWIFGETGCKMYAFCGALFGISSMINLLAISIDRYIVITKPLQSIAWTSARRTCFIIALVWLYSLFWSLAPLLGWSSYIPEGLMTSCTWDYVTATPSNKSYTLMLCCFVFFIPLGIISYCYLCMFLAIRHTSRDVTQLGSQVRKSTLIQQQSIRTEWKLAKIAFVVIIVFVLSWSPYACVTLIAWAGYASILNPYSKAVPAVIAKASAIYNPFIYAITHSKYRETLAEKVPCLHFLAPSPKRNCISMSHSRSSVRDSMLSRQSSVSTKKFQRVSSLSTTETQVWSDVELDPIEQMDSLKSSYSLQALSENDCKSLTKEAREKGSQSL from the exons ATGGATGTAGACCAAGGGTTCTACCGTCATGTTGATGTCCCGGACCATGTTCACTACATCATTGCCTTTTTTGTCTTGGTCATCGGGACAGTGGGAGTCACAGGGAATGCCTTAGTCATGTATGCTTTTTCCTG CAACAAGAAACTGCGAACACCTCCAAACTTCTTCATCATGAACCTCGCTGTCAGTGACTTCCTCATGGCGATCACACAGTCACCCATCTTTTTTATAAACTGTCTTTACAAAGGGTGGATCTTTGGAGAAACag GCTGTAAAATGTATGCTTTCTGTGGAGCTTTGTTTGGAATTTCCTCAATGATCAACCTTTTGGCCATCTCTATTGACCGCTACATAGTTATAACCAAGCCTCTGCAGTCCATAGCTTGGACTTCTGCAAGGCGCACTTGCTTTATTATTGCCCTGGTCTGGCTGTATTCACTTTTCTGGAGCCTTGCGCCGCTTTTGGGTTGGA GTTCATATATCCCAGAGGGCTTGATGACCTCATGTACATGGGACTACGTGACAGCTACTCCATCAAACAAAAGTTACACCTTGATGTTGTGCTGCTTTGTCTTCTTCATCCCTCTGGGCATCATTTCCTACTGTTACCTGTGCATGTTCCTGGCCATTCGGCATACGAGCAG AGATGTGACACAGTTGGGGTCTCAGGTGAGGAAGTCAACTCTGATCCAACAGCAGTCCATCCGGACTGAATGGAAGCTGGCGAAGATCGCCTTTGTGGTCATCATAGTGTTTGTGCTTTCCTGGTCTCCTTATGCATGCGTCACTCTCATCGCCTGGGCTGG ATATGCAAGTATTCTCAATCCCTATTCCAAAGCAGTCCCTGCTGTTATAGCGAAGGCATCAGCTATCTACAACCCTTTCATCTACGCCATTACACACTCCAAATACAG GGAAACACTTGCAGAAAAGGTCCCCTGTCTGCACTTTCTGGCGCCTTCTCCCAAGAGGAACTGCATATCTATGTCACACAGCAGGTCGTCTGTAAGGGACTCGATGCTGAGTCGGCAGTCATCAGTTTCTACAAAGAAATTTCAAAGGGTTTCCTCGCTGTCAACTACAGAAACA CAGGTTTGGAGTGATGTTGAACTGGATCCTATTGAACAAATGGACAGTTTAAAGTCCAGTTATTCCCTTCAAGCCCTGAGTGAAAATGACTGTAAGTCACTGACTAAAGAGGCCAGGGAAAAAGGAAGTCAAAGCTTGTAG
- the LOC101158465 gene encoding melanopsin-B isoform X2 gives MDVDQGFYRHVDVPDHVHYIIAFFVLVIGTVGVTGNALVMYAFSCNKKLRTPPNFFIMNLAVSDFLMAITQSPIFFINCLYKGWIFGETGCKMYAFCGALFGISSMINLLAISIDRYIVITKPLQSIAWTSARRTCFIIALVWLYSLFWSLAPLLGWSSYIPEGLMTSCTWDYVTATPSNKSYTLMLCCFVFFIPLGIISYCYLCMFLAIRHTSRDVTQLGSQVRKSTLIQQQSIRTEWKLAKIAFVVIIVFVLSWSPYACVTLIAWAGYASILNPYSKAVPAVIAKASAIYNPFIYAITHSKYRETLAEKVPCLHFLAPSPKRNCISMSHSRSSVRDSMLSRQSSVSTKKFQRVSSLSTTETVWSDVELDPIEQMDSLKSSYSLQALSENDCKSLTKEAREKGSQSL, from the exons ATGGATGTAGACCAAGGGTTCTACCGTCATGTTGATGTCCCGGACCATGTTCACTACATCATTGCCTTTTTTGTCTTGGTCATCGGGACAGTGGGAGTCACAGGGAATGCCTTAGTCATGTATGCTTTTTCCTG CAACAAGAAACTGCGAACACCTCCAAACTTCTTCATCATGAACCTCGCTGTCAGTGACTTCCTCATGGCGATCACACAGTCACCCATCTTTTTTATAAACTGTCTTTACAAAGGGTGGATCTTTGGAGAAACag GCTGTAAAATGTATGCTTTCTGTGGAGCTTTGTTTGGAATTTCCTCAATGATCAACCTTTTGGCCATCTCTATTGACCGCTACATAGTTATAACCAAGCCTCTGCAGTCCATAGCTTGGACTTCTGCAAGGCGCACTTGCTTTATTATTGCCCTGGTCTGGCTGTATTCACTTTTCTGGAGCCTTGCGCCGCTTTTGGGTTGGA GTTCATATATCCCAGAGGGCTTGATGACCTCATGTACATGGGACTACGTGACAGCTACTCCATCAAACAAAAGTTACACCTTGATGTTGTGCTGCTTTGTCTTCTTCATCCCTCTGGGCATCATTTCCTACTGTTACCTGTGCATGTTCCTGGCCATTCGGCATACGAGCAG AGATGTGACACAGTTGGGGTCTCAGGTGAGGAAGTCAACTCTGATCCAACAGCAGTCCATCCGGACTGAATGGAAGCTGGCGAAGATCGCCTTTGTGGTCATCATAGTGTTTGTGCTTTCCTGGTCTCCTTATGCATGCGTCACTCTCATCGCCTGGGCTGG ATATGCAAGTATTCTCAATCCCTATTCCAAAGCAGTCCCTGCTGTTATAGCGAAGGCATCAGCTATCTACAACCCTTTCATCTACGCCATTACACACTCCAAATACAG GGAAACACTTGCAGAAAAGGTCCCCTGTCTGCACTTTCTGGCGCCTTCTCCCAAGAGGAACTGCATATCTATGTCACACAGCAGGTCGTCTGTAAGGGACTCGATGCTGAGTCGGCAGTCATCAGTTTCTACAAAGAAATTTCAAAGGGTTTCCTCGCTGTCAACTACAGAAACA GTTTGGAGTGATGTTGAACTGGATCCTATTGAACAAATGGACAGTTTAAAGTCCAGTTATTCCCTTCAAGCCCTGAGTGAAAATGACTGTAAGTCACTGACTAAAGAGGCCAGGGAAAAAGGAAGTCAAAGCTTGTAG